One part of the Nostoc sp. PCC 7120 = FACHB-418 genome encodes these proteins:
- a CDS encoding GTP-binding protein: MTSILPLPDPQPSDATNTDTSSLNWEEELDSAIFSFEDIQAELNYKQAQSALRNLVDNIDLSSQEKAGLESEIADLETMLGKLDSMVVQIAAFGMVGRGKSSLLNALVGESVFETGPLHGVTRAAQRVNWRISEEAIGETERALRVTLPSVGRSQVELIDTPGLDEIDGETRTALAEQIAKQADLILFVISGDMTKIEHEALSQLREAGKPIILVFNKVDQYPEADRTAIYQKIRDERVRELLTPLEIVMAAASPLVKTAVRRPDGSRGVQVRTGNAQVAELQVKILEILQREGKALVALNTMLFADNVNEQLVQRKLMIREQNANQLIWKAVMTKAVAIALNPVTVVDILSSIVIDISLILGLSKLYGIPMTEAGAVQLLQKIALSMGGIGVSELLANLGLSGLKTLLGISATATAGISLGPYISVAITQAGVAGVSSYGIGQVTKVYLANGATWGPDGPKAVINRILATLDENSILNRIKDELQVKLHR; the protein is encoded by the coding sequence ATGACCTCAATATTACCCTTGCCTGATCCTCAACCAAGCGATGCAACCAATACTGATACAAGTTCTCTCAACTGGGAGGAAGAACTTGATAGTGCCATTTTTAGCTTTGAAGATATTCAAGCAGAACTCAACTATAAACAAGCGCAATCGGCGCTGCGGAACTTAGTAGACAATATTGACCTCAGTTCTCAGGAAAAGGCTGGCTTAGAGTCAGAAATAGCTGATTTAGAAACCATGTTGGGGAAGTTAGACAGCATGGTGGTACAAATCGCTGCTTTTGGCATGGTGGGACGAGGTAAGTCTTCTTTGCTCAATGCGTTGGTGGGGGAATCTGTATTTGAAACGGGGCCTTTGCATGGTGTTACCCGTGCGGCTCAACGGGTCAATTGGCGGATTAGTGAAGAGGCGATTGGGGAAACAGAACGGGCTTTGCGTGTCACTTTACCATCGGTTGGGCGATCGCAGGTAGAGTTAATTGATACCCCTGGGTTAGATGAAATTGATGGAGAAACCCGCACTGCTTTGGCGGAACAGATAGCGAAGCAAGCAGATTTAATTTTGTTTGTGATTTCTGGCGACATGACCAAAATTGAGCATGAAGCCCTTTCTCAATTACGAGAAGCAGGTAAACCCATAATTCTGGTATTTAACAAGGTAGACCAATATCCAGAAGCCGATAGGACAGCAATTTACCAGAAGATTCGGGATGAACGGGTGCGGGAGTTACTGACACCACTAGAGATTGTCATGGCAGCTGCATCACCACTGGTAAAAACTGCCGTGCGTCGTCCTGATGGCAGTAGGGGGGTGCAGGTGCGTACAGGTAACGCTCAAGTGGCAGAACTCCAGGTGAAGATTTTGGAGATTTTACAACGGGAGGGCAAGGCTTTAGTTGCATTAAATACGATGCTGTTTGCCGATAATGTAAATGAGCAATTGGTGCAGCGTAAATTGATGATTCGGGAGCAGAACGCGAATCAGTTGATTTGGAAAGCCGTCATGACTAAAGCGGTGGCGATCGCTCTCAATCCTGTTACTGTAGTAGATATACTGAGCAGTATAGTAATTGATATTTCTCTTATCTTGGGCTTATCTAAACTCTATGGTATTCCCATGACTGAAGCAGGTGCTGTGCAATTGCTGCAAAAAATTGCCTTGAGTATGGGTGGTATCGGTGTTAGTGAACTCCTGGCAAATTTGGGTTTAAGTGGTTTAAAAACTTTACTTGGTATCTCTGCAACTGCTACAGCTGGTATTTCCTTGGGGCCTTATATCTCAGTTGCTATTACCCAGGCTGGTGTAGCTGGCGTGTCTTCCTATGGTATTGGGCAAGTGACTAAAGTCTATTTAGCCAATGGGGCAACATGGGGGCCAGATGGGCCGAAAGCCGTAATTAACCGAATTTTGGCAACCCTTGATGAAAATTCTATTCTCAATCGCATCAAAGATGAATTACAGGTAAAACTTCATCGGTAA